From the genome of Solidesulfovibrio carbinolicus, one region includes:
- the trbB gene encoding P-type conjugative transfer ATPase TrbB translates to MAGSDHSHFGAAQRGCFCLGGFTMSDPRLIRSLEQAMGSMVYDALQAPDVLEIMLNPCGLLWLERFGEPMRQVGNLSPEQGRQVVSLVASSLGTTITREQPVVEGEFPIDGSRFEGTDFPIVPGPSFTIRKKPSTVFTLEDYVDKGILSPNLLPFLHQAILRKCNILVVGGTGSGKTTLVNAMIEALSRLCPDDRIVAMEDTCELQVSSPNRVMFRTSDTMDMQRLTKVTMRYRPDRILVGEVRDGAALDLLKAWNTGHPGGIATLHADSALDALGRLEDLVAERLTAPMHRLISRAINVIVFIRKTPEGRQISEVAFVHGYDSANHAYHLEYVLKSNISVNQGKWYQEYIKGDCNA, encoded by the coding sequence ATGGCTGGCAGCGATCACAGCCATTTCGGCGCTGCTCAACGTGGCTGTTTTTGTCTTGGGGGCTTTACGATGAGTGACCCCCGCCTGATCCGCAGCCTGGAGCAAGCCATGGGCAGCATGGTCTACGACGCTCTCCAGGCTCCCGACGTCCTGGAAATCATGCTCAATCCGTGCGGCCTCCTGTGGCTTGAACGCTTTGGGGAACCCATGCGCCAAGTGGGAAACCTTTCGCCTGAGCAGGGTCGCCAGGTTGTCTCCCTTGTCGCGTCCTCCCTCGGGACAACCATTACCCGGGAGCAGCCCGTGGTAGAGGGCGAGTTCCCTATCGACGGGAGCCGCTTCGAAGGGACCGACTTCCCCATCGTCCCTGGGCCGTCGTTTACGATCCGCAAAAAGCCCAGCACGGTTTTCACCCTCGAAGACTATGTCGACAAGGGAATCCTGTCCCCGAACCTCCTGCCGTTTTTGCATCAGGCGATCCTGCGCAAGTGCAACATCCTTGTGGTTGGCGGGACTGGCTCCGGGAAAACCACCCTCGTTAATGCCATGATCGAGGCGCTCTCTCGCCTGTGCCCTGATGACCGAATTGTTGCCATGGAGGACACCTGCGAACTCCAGGTGTCCAGTCCAAACCGGGTGATGTTCCGGACCTCGGACACCATGGACATGCAGCGCCTGACCAAGGTCACCATGCGCTATCGGCCCGACCGAATTCTCGTGGGCGAGGTGCGCGACGGCGCGGCGCTCGATCTCCTCAAGGCCTGGAATACCGGCCATCCGGGTGGCATCGCCACGCTGCACGCCGACAGTGCCTTAGACGCCCTCGGCCGCCTGGAAGACCTGGTCGCCGAACGCCTTACCGCTCCGATGCACCGGCTGATCAGCCGAGCCATCAACGTGATTGTCTTTATTCGCAAGACACCCGAGGGGCGGCAAATTTCAGAAGTCGCTTTCGTTCATGGTTATGATTCTGCGAACCATGCATATCATCTTGAATACGTTTTAAAGAGCAATATTAGCGTGAATCAAGGTAAGTGGTATCAAGAATATATCAAAGGAGATTGCAATGCGTAA
- a CDS encoding type II toxin-antitoxin system RelE family toxin, translated as MNTVEITPKAFKQMRNFPKSDRAAILKAFKELAHWPNCRNVKHLTQLDGYRLRIGDYRAFFTVDGNYIEITEVKRRNEHTY; from the coding sequence ATGAACACGGTCGAAATCACCCCGAAGGCCTTCAAGCAAATGCGGAACTTCCCCAAGTCAGACCGAGCCGCCATCCTGAAAGCCTTCAAGGAACTCGCGCACTGGCCGAACTGCCGTAACGTGAAGCACCTCACGCAGCTTGACGGCTACCGTCTGCGAATCGGCGATTACCGGGCCTTTTTCACCGTGGACGGCAACTACATCGAGATCACGGAGGTCAAGCGACGCAATGAGCACACCTATTAA
- a CDS encoding Rha family transcriptional regulator yields MATDVRTGKSSRDKGEVEIALVDGMPVVSSLKVAEHFRKRHDDVLKAIRNISGGLPEDFCARNFAETSVEVAQPNGGVRTLPAFDLTRDAFALVIMGFTGSKALAWKIRYIEAFNAMEKKILHQLKSNTQQELDAANEDNKQQFQFKQWESIDGEKLKGIIGWLNYWCKIDNLEFDEAVKQLCTVLQVNNLQEIQEEDTVYIYNFIWCSLFKIRNKSGVELTKEQQDAFNGILLFWEKCLGESSVNIVSFICTKCNIKSFSEIKQHSLDKAFNAALLGIFRHVFCNLSDKVYKI; encoded by the coding sequence ATGGCCACAGACGTCAGGACGGGAAAAAGCTCTCGGGACAAGGGTGAGGTTGAGATTGCCCTCGTGGACGGGATGCCTGTCGTTTCCAGCCTGAAGGTGGCCGAACATTTCCGCAAACGGCATGACGATGTTTTGAAGGCGATCAGGAATATTTCTGGGGGGTTGCCTGAAGATTTTTGTGCCCGCAATTTTGCGGAGACATCCGTTGAGGTCGCTCAACCTAATGGTGGGGTCCGGACCCTGCCTGCTTTTGACCTGACTCGTGATGCCTTTGCGCTCGTCATCATGGGGTTTACTGGCTCCAAAGCATTGGCCTGGAAAATTCGTTATATCGAAGCGTTTAACGCCATGGAAAAGAAGATTCTCCATCAATTAAAAAGCAATACTCAACAAGAATTAGATGCAGCTAACGAAGATAATAAGCAACAGTTTCAATTCAAGCAATGGGAATCGATTGATGGTGAAAAGCTTAAAGGCATTATTGGATGGTTAAATTATTGGTGTAAAATTGACAATCTAGAATTTGATGAAGCTGTAAAGCAACTATGCACAGTCCTTCAGGTCAATAATTTGCAAGAAATACAAGAAGAAGACACTGTGTACATTTATAATTTTATCTGGTGCTCATTGTTCAAAATAAGAAATAAATCTGGTGTTGAGTTAACTAAAGAACAGCAAGATGCATTTAATGGAATTTTATTATTCTGGGAAAAGTGTTTAGGTGAGAGTAGTGTAAACATCGTATCATTCATATGCACAAAGTGTAATATTAAGTCGTTTAGTGAAATAAAGCAGCATTCCCTTGATAAAGCTTTTAATGCGGCACTGCTTGGCATATTCCGTCATGTTTTTTGTAATTTGAGTGACAAGGTTTATAAGATTTAG
- a CDS encoding type IV secretion system protein, with protein sequence MQHKPKSRSDAPGRGVSVGEPYVSGREEWLERYGSYIQRARQWRMAAFGCLVIAAVAVAGNVIQASQHKVVPYIVEVDKLGRITAVERASDASVTPTRVIQATLSDFVINWRSVTADLDLQKRMLERLSYVVTGAAKGQMRQWYETNNPYERAKDKLVQVYIKSVPSQVSTDSWRVEWDEITRNHSGVQIASETYQATLTIQIQPPSSDAQIIRNPGGVYVTAMSSSTVMEPAPSTSRK encoded by the coding sequence ATGCAGCATAAACCGAAATCCAGAAGCGATGCCCCCGGTAGGGGCGTCAGTGTTGGAGAACCTTATGTTTCCGGGCGCGAAGAGTGGCTTGAGCGCTACGGTAGCTACATCCAGCGGGCTCGCCAATGGCGCATGGCTGCTTTCGGCTGCCTTGTTATTGCTGCCGTGGCTGTCGCCGGCAATGTCATCCAAGCCAGCCAGCATAAAGTGGTTCCCTACATTGTTGAGGTGGACAAGCTGGGCCGGATCACGGCCGTTGAACGCGCGTCGGACGCATCGGTCACCCCAACGCGGGTCATTCAGGCGACTCTTTCGGATTTCGTCATCAACTGGCGCAGCGTGACCGCCGATCTAGATTTGCAAAAACGAATGCTTGAACGCCTGTCCTACGTAGTTACTGGAGCTGCTAAAGGACAAATGAGACAATGGTACGAAACAAACAATCCCTATGAGCGTGCCAAGGATAAGTTGGTTCAAGTCTATATCAAAAGCGTTCCTTCCCAAGTGAGTACGGATTCATGGCGCGTTGAATGGGATGAAATAACGCGGAATCATTCTGGAGTACAAATTGCGAGTGAAACGTATCAAGCGACCTTGACTATACAAATCCAGCCACCTTCATCTGATGCTCAAATTATTCGTAACCCTGGCGGCGTCTACGTGACGGCCATGTCCAGCTCCACAGTCATGGAGCCTGCCCCTTCAACCTCCAGGAAGTAG
- a CDS encoding helix-turn-helix domain-containing protein — MSTPIKHQVIEHGGQPLFVIVPYEEYQELTGQKEKRANIPVEVAEIALMEEKSLVRAWREHLGMTQEQMAAKIGVTRASFAQMEAFGAKPRRATLAKIAAALGVKVEQLED; from the coding sequence ATGAGCACACCTATTAAGCACCAGGTGATCGAGCACGGCGGACAACCCCTGTTCGTCATTGTGCCGTACGAGGAGTACCAGGAGCTGACTGGCCAGAAGGAAAAGCGCGCCAACATCCCCGTGGAAGTCGCGGAGATCGCGCTGATGGAGGAGAAGAGCCTAGTCCGGGCATGGCGTGAACACCTGGGCATGACGCAAGAACAGATGGCGGCCAAAATTGGCGTCACGCGGGCATCCTTCGCCCAAATGGAGGCCTTTGGCGCTAAACCCCGCCGGGCCACCCTGGCCAAGATCGCGGCGGCCTTGGGGGTCAAGGTGGAGCAACTTGAGGACTGA
- a CDS encoding nucleotide-binding protein: MATIHFVLQGKGGVGKSFIASLLVQYLKLKGCAVDAIDTDPVNNTLAGYKEFDVSILPILRENNVDPRMFDSLMETALGLPEDAHLVIDNGASSFIPLCSYLLENEAINLLQAEGHTVMLHSVVTGGQGIMDTVNGLAALAKYFPEAHLAVWLNPKDGEIALDGLTFYDFKVFKEYGNSFHSVIELPHRNTATFGKDLSDHLARRLSFDAAINSSQPIMVRRRLSKYWDDVVAIMDRANLLLGVAA, translated from the coding sequence ATGGCGACAATTCATTTTGTTTTGCAAGGAAAAGGCGGTGTTGGAAAATCATTCATCGCCAGCCTGCTCGTGCAGTATCTAAAACTGAAGGGTTGCGCGGTCGATGCCATCGACACCGATCCCGTCAACAACACGCTTGCCGGCTACAAAGAATTCGATGTCAGCATCTTGCCCATCTTGCGAGAGAACAACGTTGATCCGCGCATGTTCGACAGCTTGATGGAAACCGCCCTGGGGCTGCCTGAGGACGCCCATCTCGTCATCGACAACGGCGCATCGAGCTTCATTCCCCTTTGCTCCTACCTCCTCGAAAACGAGGCCATCAATCTGCTTCAGGCCGAGGGGCACACCGTCATGCTGCATTCCGTGGTGACAGGTGGCCAAGGGATCATGGACACGGTCAACGGCCTGGCTGCTCTGGCCAAATACTTCCCCGAGGCCCACTTGGCTGTCTGGCTCAATCCCAAGGATGGCGAGATCGCCCTGGATGGCCTGACCTTCTACGACTTCAAAGTGTTCAAGGAGTACGGCAACAGCTTCCATTCGGTGATCGAGCTGCCCCACCGCAACACGGCTACCTTTGGCAAAGACCTCTCCGACCACTTGGCCCGGCGTCTGTCCTTCGACGCAGCCATTAATTCCTCGCAGCCCATCATGGTCCGGCGTCGGCTCAGCAAGTACTGGGATGACGTGGTGGCCATCATGGACCGGGCCAACCTCCTCCTGGGGGTGGCGGCGTAA
- a CDS encoding TraG/VirB4 family ATPase — MLNLRKFRSRARGVSDLLPYAALIAPGIVLCKDGTFLAGFVAHGQDTASSTADELAFVSAQFNNAVKLLGSGWMLHVDAVRSIHHAYSRPEDSHFPDPVSQLIDDERRDFFSGGVCYRTKTVVILSFKPNFGAEKMTAAAKTGGGSSTALERSLELFQNTLLEFEDALSAVLHLKRLADYAEADESGSSARYSELLSHLQLCLTGIEQPVQVPDTPMYLDALLGCEELIGGLTPRIGDQHIAVISIDGLPQESWPAMLSVLDGLQLQYRFSSRFICLDQLDAQKEITSYRKGWEQNVFRFVDKYFNLPNARPNMDASNMVNDAGDALMEVQGGYVGAGFLSACIVLLHEDQVILQDWARELRRAILTLGFGCRIETINALDAWLGTHPGNWFANLRRPLINTLNLADLLPLSSIWAGERNCPCPFYPAESPALMVCTTDGSTPFWFNLHVRDVGHTLIFGPIGAGKSTLLALIAAQFRRYDQAQVFAFDKGMSMFALCEAVGGTHYDVGGSDALSFAPLQRIDDPAELAWAEEWVGTLLELQGAPVTPRDRNEIHKAMSLLRTSPVGMRSLTDFVNLLQDQRLKEGLQHYTRAGAMGYLLDAEADQLGLSPFMVFEIEDLMNLGDKNLIPVLLYLFHRIEKALTGQPVLLVLDEAWLMLGHPVFRAKIREWLKVLRKANCAVVMATQSLSDAKNSGILDVLVESCQTKVFLPNITARQEVQSELYQQMGLNNKQIEIIASATPKRDYYVVTPYGRRLIQLALQTTELAFVGISDKENISRIKELKIQYGADWPRVWVAEQNQRRAA, encoded by the coding sequence ATGCTCAATCTGCGCAAGTTCCGCTCCCGCGCACGTGGCGTCTCGGACCTGCTGCCCTATGCGGCCCTCATTGCCCCGGGCATCGTGCTTTGCAAAGACGGGACGTTTCTGGCGGGATTTGTCGCGCATGGGCAGGACACAGCATCCAGTACCGCCGACGAATTAGCCTTTGTTTCCGCCCAGTTCAACAACGCGGTAAAACTTCTGGGCTCCGGATGGATGCTGCATGTGGATGCGGTGCGCAGCATTCATCATGCCTACTCCCGGCCCGAAGACAGCCACTTTCCAGACCCCGTCTCGCAGCTCATTGATGACGAGCGCCGCGACTTTTTCAGCGGCGGCGTCTGCTATCGCACAAAGACCGTCGTCATCCTGAGCTTCAAGCCGAATTTCGGCGCTGAAAAGATGACTGCCGCCGCCAAGACCGGCGGCGGCAGTTCCACCGCTTTGGAACGCAGCCTGGAACTCTTTCAGAATACCCTGCTTGAGTTCGAGGATGCCCTTTCGGCGGTCCTGCACCTGAAACGACTCGCGGACTATGCCGAAGCGGACGAAAGCGGCTCCTCGGCGCGCTACAGCGAGCTGCTGTCTCATCTCCAGCTGTGCCTGACGGGCATCGAGCAGCCCGTCCAGGTTCCGGATACGCCCATGTACCTGGACGCTCTTCTCGGCTGTGAGGAGCTGATTGGCGGTTTGACGCCCCGGATCGGCGACCAGCACATCGCGGTCATCAGCATTGACGGCCTGCCTCAGGAGAGTTGGCCGGCCATGCTTTCAGTCCTGGACGGCTTGCAGCTACAGTATCGGTTTTCTTCCCGGTTCATCTGTCTGGATCAGCTGGATGCCCAAAAAGAGATCACATCGTACCGCAAGGGATGGGAGCAAAACGTTTTTCGGTTTGTGGACAAATATTTCAACTTGCCCAACGCGCGCCCGAATATGGACGCGTCCAACATGGTCAATGACGCTGGCGATGCACTCATGGAGGTCCAAGGCGGTTATGTCGGGGCCGGATTTTTAAGCGCCTGCATTGTGCTGCTCCATGAGGACCAGGTCATCTTGCAGGACTGGGCTCGCGAACTCCGCCGGGCGATCCTCACGCTTGGCTTCGGCTGCCGAATCGAAACCATCAACGCCTTGGACGCCTGGCTCGGCACGCACCCCGGCAACTGGTTCGCTAACCTCCGCAGGCCCCTCATCAACACCTTGAACCTTGCCGATCTGCTTCCTCTCTCCAGCATCTGGGCGGGTGAGCGGAATTGCCCATGTCCGTTTTATCCGGCCGAATCTCCGGCCCTCATGGTGTGCACGACGGACGGTTCCACGCCGTTCTGGTTCAACCTGCATGTGAGAGATGTCGGGCACACCTTGATTTTCGGCCCCATCGGTGCCGGCAAGTCCACCTTGTTGGCGCTGATCGCGGCGCAGTTCCGGCGGTATGACCAGGCCCAGGTTTTCGCCTTTGATAAGGGCATGTCTATGTTCGCCCTCTGCGAAGCCGTGGGCGGCACCCACTACGATGTCGGCGGCAGTGACGCGCTGTCGTTTGCCCCATTGCAGCGCATAGACGATCCCGCCGAACTGGCCTGGGCCGAAGAGTGGGTGGGCACTCTCCTGGAGCTCCAGGGAGCCCCGGTCACTCCCCGGGACCGCAACGAAATCCACAAGGCCATGAGCCTGCTGCGCACCAGCCCGGTCGGGATGCGCAGCCTCACCGATTTCGTGAACCTGCTCCAGGATCAACGCCTGAAGGAGGGGCTCCAGCACTACACCCGGGCCGGAGCCATGGGCTACCTGCTTGATGCCGAGGCCGATCAGCTTGGCCTTTCGCCCTTCATGGTTTTCGAGATCGAGGACCTCATGAACCTGGGCGACAAGAACCTGATCCCTGTGCTGCTCTACCTCTTCCACCGGATTGAGAAAGCCCTCACCGGCCAGCCAGTTCTGCTGGTCCTGGATGAGGCCTGGCTCATGCTCGGGCATCCCGTCTTCCGCGCCAAAATCCGTGAATGGCTCAAGGTCTTGCGAAAGGCCAACTGCGCCGTGGTGATGGCCACGCAAAGTCTCTCGGACGCTAAAAACTCCGGGATACTGGATGTTTTGGTGGAATCCTGCCAGACAAAGGTCTTTTTGCCGAACATTACGGCGCGCCAGGAAGTACAGTCTGAATTGTACCAGCAGATGGGCCTTAACAACAAACAAATAGAAATCATCGCTTCGGCTACGCCAAAGCGTGATTATTACGTTGTTACGCCATACGGAAGAAGATTAATACAATTAGCTTTACAAACAACTGAACTCGCTTTCGTAGGTATTAGTGATAAGGAAAACATCTCAAGGATAAAAGAACTTAAGATACAATACGGCGCCGATTGGCCTCGGGTGTGGGTTGCAGAGCAAAACCAAAGACGTGCCGCATAA
- the trbL gene encoding P-type conjugative transfer protein TrbL, translating into MVKGFIKISSIAVIALLIVFACDAFAQSGVSVDTVGKIVSAFTEKSNAWGKALQQYALGLFKLCTTLTIAMFGVKAVLNRHQLGEVLGQFVMTLVFCGFVLAVINYYQEWSGNIITGLRNIAGELGPSNLQIDKPLEVGYKMATTIFKKLSVFSPGESVGYVIAALVVMIAFALITAQVVLIKCEAAIVMNAAMILLGLGGASFLKEYAINVMRYVLSVAFKLFVMQLVLGLGLQFIQDMAMSEANFEDIIIIIGVSVVLFALVKSLPDAIAGVINGSNVSSGSALSQAGAALAGGAAAAVGGAIGGAAGTWGASQAVKKAAQTAGMSGASGAFGKAGAFKDALWGSHMDARFDRRRAGHFTSMNANAGRRLKEMKMNKMSSDPSKDKGEE; encoded by the coding sequence ATGGTAAAGGGCTTCATCAAAATCTCCTCCATTGCAGTTATTGCTTTGTTGATTGTGTTCGCTTGTGATGCGTTCGCACAATCTGGAGTTTCGGTTGATACTGTTGGCAAAATAGTTTCCGCATTCACAGAGAAATCTAATGCATGGGGAAAAGCTCTTCAGCAGTATGCTTTGGGCTTGTTCAAGCTTTGCACGACATTAACGATAGCAATGTTTGGTGTCAAGGCCGTTCTTAATAGGCATCAACTTGGAGAAGTTCTTGGCCAATTTGTTATGACTCTAGTGTTTTGTGGGTTTGTTCTTGCTGTAATTAATTACTATCAAGAATGGTCTGGGAATATAATTACTGGGTTGAGGAACATCGCTGGAGAACTTGGGCCAAGTAATTTGCAAATAGATAAGCCGCTTGAGGTGGGTTATAAAATGGCAACAACTATTTTTAAAAAGCTCAGTGTTTTTAGCCCTGGCGAATCAGTTGGCTATGTAATTGCTGCTTTAGTTGTGATGATCGCTTTTGCACTTATTACCGCTCAAGTCGTACTTATAAAATGTGAAGCAGCAATTGTAATGAACGCTGCTATGATTTTGCTTGGTCTTGGTGGTGCAAGTTTTCTAAAAGAGTACGCAATAAATGTTATGCGCTATGTCCTTTCCGTCGCGTTCAAACTTTTTGTTATGCAACTTGTTCTTGGACTTGGGTTGCAATTCATTCAAGACATGGCTATGTCAGAAGCAAACTTTGAAGATATAATCATTATTATTGGTGTATCAGTCGTGCTGTTTGCCTTGGTCAAGAGTCTTCCTGACGCCATTGCCGGTGTCATTAATGGTTCCAACGTAAGTAGCGGGTCAGCCCTAAGCCAAGCTGGAGCGGCATTAGCCGGCGGCGCGGCTGCCGCTGTGGGCGGAGCCATTGGCGGGGCCGCTGGTACGTGGGGAGCAAGCCAGGCGGTGAAGAAAGCCGCACAAACCGCCGGTATGTCGGGTGCCTCAGGCGCATTCGGTAAGGCTGGCGCGTTCAAAGATGCTCTCTGGGGGTCTCACATGGACGCCCGGTTTGATCGAAGGCGCGCAGGCCACTTCACTTCCATGAATGCCAACGCAGGCAGGCGACTCAAGGAAATGAAGATGAACAAGATGAGCAGTGACCCCAGTAAAGATAAAGGGGAAGAATGA
- a CDS encoding TrbC/VirB2 family protein, giving the protein MRKKDVCFVLAAAVVLMTCSDALASGGISEFSSPLEKVVQTITGSAGKWISITAMAICGAVYIFNKEDISGGFKLLLSVVFGISFIAFATNIVESVFSFSGAII; this is encoded by the coding sequence ATGCGTAAGAAGGATGTTTGTTTCGTTTTGGCTGCGGCTGTTGTTTTGATGACCTGTTCGGATGCCCTGGCTTCCGGCGGAATTTCGGAATTCTCGTCGCCTCTGGAAAAGGTCGTTCAGACGATTACTGGTTCCGCCGGAAAATGGATTTCCATTACCGCCATGGCTATCTGTGGCGCGGTTTACATTTTCAATAAGGAGGACATCTCCGGCGGCTTTAAACTCCTTCTGTCCGTCGTTTTCGGCATTTCTTTCATCGCCTTCGCAACGAACATTGTTGAGTCTGTGTTCTCCTTCAGTGGCGCGATAATCTAA
- the trbG gene encoding P-type conjugative transfer protein TrbG, translated as MYTVLIFTVLLGSQASAEEKPKGWIPEDYKMEGMGTKGEKSSKPNISLPPLEYVSPNIPLSPRDRKAVQMAKDWEGATPAPIQANGKVMYTFGASSPTVIGAPLQICDVELQPGESVNEVVVGDSARWMLEIAKSGNTAHILIKPVDAGLSTSAVITTDRRAYHLTLKSQQTGHTPQVAFLYPGDSTARLREKEVQSAKEKEFKTAEVDGQTKDLSQLNFGYEVSGDAPWKPLQVFDDGRQMFIKLPAAVQSSDAPVVLVRNGGQDTLANFRMKNLTLLVDGVFPEAKLISGVGSKQQRVTIRKAK; from the coding sequence ATGTACACGGTGCTGATTTTCACCGTGCTCCTCGGCTCGCAGGCCAGCGCTGAGGAAAAACCCAAGGGATGGATTCCTGAAGACTACAAAATGGAGGGGATGGGCACAAAAGGCGAGAAGAGTTCGAAACCAAATATTTCCTTACCTCCTTTGGAGTATGTCAGTCCCAATATCCCTCTGAGCCCTAGGGACCGGAAGGCCGTCCAAATGGCCAAGGACTGGGAAGGTGCGACCCCGGCCCCGATCCAGGCCAATGGGAAGGTCATGTACACCTTTGGCGCTTCCTCGCCCACGGTGATCGGCGCGCCGCTCCAGATTTGCGACGTGGAACTTCAGCCGGGCGAGTCCGTCAATGAAGTGGTTGTTGGCGACTCAGCCCGCTGGATGCTGGAAATCGCCAAATCCGGCAACACGGCGCACATTCTCATCAAACCCGTGGACGCGGGGCTCTCCACCAGCGCGGTGATCACCACGGATCGCCGCGCCTATCACCTCACCTTAAAAAGCCAGCAAACAGGGCATACCCCGCAGGTAGCCTTCCTCTACCCCGGCGACAGCACCGCCCGACTTCGTGAAAAGGAGGTCCAGAGCGCCAAGGAAAAGGAATTCAAAACGGCTGAGGTCGATGGACAGACCAAGGACCTGAGTCAATTGAACTTCGGGTACGAGGTCAGCGGTGACGCCCCTTGGAAGCCGTTGCAGGTTTTCGACGACGGCCGACAAATGTTCATCAAGTTGCCGGCGGCGGTCCAATCCAGTGATGCCCCGGTGGTCCTGGTCCGAAACGGCGGCCAGGACACCTTGGCCAACTTCCGGATGAAAAACTTGACCCTGCTCGTAGATGGGGTCTTTCCCGAGGCAAAGCTGATCTCCGGCGTGGGCAGCAAACAACAACGCGTCACCATCCGGAAAGCGAAGTGA
- the trbD gene encoding conjugal transfer protein TrbD, which translates to MRTLPIHQSLHRHNHVMGAEREIALCICLFAMLVGVGGMTWISGLAAVLFYGGGLLVARRMAKADPIMSKVWMRHIKQQLYYPAKASIWRRN; encoded by the coding sequence ATGAGGACGCTCCCTATCCATCAGTCTTTGCATCGTCATAATCACGTGATGGGTGCTGAACGGGAAATCGCGCTGTGCATCTGCCTGTTTGCCATGCTTGTCGGCGTCGGCGGCATGACCTGGATTTCGGGGCTTGCGGCGGTGCTGTTCTACGGTGGGGGGCTCCTGGTGGCCAGGAGGATGGCCAAGGCTGACCCGATCATGAGCAAGGTCTGGATGCGCCATATCAAACAACAACTCTACTACCCTGCCAAAGCCAGCATTTGGAGGAGAAACTGA
- the trbJ gene encoding P-type conjugative transfer protein TrbJ — MKISSLSSAFVCSFLMVFVFSNSSNAQYVVHCTNCSDTFTQSLERVTNLEKLQQVYKQVTEAIKQTEQQIELVQKNIDQLENMVKNTVSLPDKLRTKILGTFQKLSSLSQSLNLQRGDASALSQIFSSTYAGTGTIRDLAKSTRETMESAAGTFDEMRKKWSDEVDRSQQAAFQESGMQIQDLEQKATELESQLNDLLTTPDGQMKALEAGNQLATMQLQEAQKLRSLLSISVQASVQKTMKDEKNQQIEEEAWKGVLSTDKIGNYTSKTDF, encoded by the coding sequence ATGAAAATTTCGTCTTTATCCAGTGCGTTTGTCTGTTCATTTTTAATGGTGTTTGTTTTTTCAAATTCGTCAAACGCTCAGTATGTTGTGCATTGCACAAACTGTAGCGATACTTTTACACAGTCGCTTGAGCGAGTGACCAATCTTGAAAAACTGCAACAGGTATACAAGCAAGTTACAGAGGCCATTAAGCAAACTGAGCAACAAATTGAGCTAGTTCAAAAGAATATAGATCAGTTGGAAAACATGGTCAAAAACACCGTCAGTCTCCCAGATAAACTCAGGACGAAGATACTTGGGACATTTCAAAAACTGTCGTCGCTGTCGCAATCATTGAACCTGCAAAGAGGTGACGCCTCTGCGCTGAGCCAGATTTTTAGCAGCACGTATGCCGGCACAGGCACTATTCGGGACCTGGCCAAGTCCACCAGGGAGACGATGGAATCGGCTGCCGGCACCTTCGATGAGATGCGCAAAAAGTGGTCTGATGAAGTGGATCGTTCACAACAGGCAGCTTTTCAAGAGTCCGGAATGCAAATCCAAGACCTCGAACAAAAGGCCACTGAGCTGGAGAGCCAGCTCAATGACCTTTTGACGACGCCAGACGGACAAATGAAGGCGCTTGAGGCCGGGAATCAGCTTGCGACGATGCAACTCCAGGAAGCGCAAAAGCTCCGCTCTCTTCTGTCTATCTCTGTTCAGGCCAGCGTCCAGAAAACCATGAAGGACGAGAAGAATCAACAGATAGAAGAAGAAGCATGGAAAGGAGTTTTGTCCACTGATAAAATTGGAAACTATACATCAAAAACTGATTTTTAA